One segment of Stegostoma tigrinum isolate sSteTig4 chromosome 26, sSteTig4.hap1, whole genome shotgun sequence DNA contains the following:
- the LOC125463972 gene encoding N-acetyllactosaminide beta-1,3-N-acetylglucosaminyltransferase 4-like — protein MSLRRKRKVLWLGLIASACVVVLKWQAGITATEKNHEREYRTLVPHASRHVTKISPCLPNKRYANQSSKLPKMYQNFLEYRHCRTFRALLKPKGCSEELFLLLVIKSKAPNIDRRVTIRHTWGKAGVINGVEVKLVFLLGITEKFQGQPLHQSVVTEYKLYGDLLQWDFQDSFFNLTLKEIHFLRWFAADCYSAKFVLKGDDDVFVNTFNAIEYLKDFHPDHDLFAGHIINNAIPKRNKKIKYFIPNIIYENKSYPAYAGGGGYVMSRKTVLRLHQIAANMDVFPIDDVFVGMCLLQLGLTPTSHIGFKTLGVPKAFNFDPCLYNDLIVVHKLNPAQMWIMWSLVNDSSFKCAKKKG, from the coding sequence ATGTCTTTGAGGAGAAAACGAAAAGTATTGTGGCTTGGTTTAATAGCATCGGCTTGTGTGGTAGTTCTCAAATGGCAGGCTGGGATCACAGCAACTGAAAAGAATCATGAAAGAGAATATCGTACTTTGGTCCCTCATGCAAGCAGACATGTGACCAAAATTTCTCCGTGTTTACCAAATAAAAGATATGCCAACCAATCTTCAAAGCTACCCAAGATGTATCAGAACTTCCTGGAATATAGACACTGTCGGACTTTCCGAGCTTTGCTGAAACCAAAGGGATGCTCTGAAGAATTGTTTTTATTATTAGTTATTAAGTCTAAAGCACCCAACATAGACAGACGGGTCACAATCCGACATACATGGGGAAAAGCAGGAGTTATCAATGGAGTTGAAGTCAAATTGGTTTTTTTGTTGGGCATTACAGAAAAATTCCAAGGTCAGCCCCTGCATCAGTCAGTGGTAACTGAATACAAACTGTATGGTGACCTCCTTCAATGGGACTTCCAGGACAGTTTCTTTAATTTGACATTGAAAGAGATCCATTTCCTCAGATGGTTTGCTGCAGATTGTTACTCAGCAAAATTTGTCTTAAAGGGAGATGATGATGTCTTTGTGAATACATTCAATGCGATTGAATATCTCAAGGATTTTCATCCAGATCATGACCTCTTTGCTGGGCACATCATTAACAATGCTATTCCGAAAAGGAATAAGAAAATCAAGTACTTCATTCCCAACATCATTTATGAAAATAAATCATATCCTGCCTATGCTGGAGGTGGTGGGTATGTAATGTCCAGAAAAACTGTGTTACGGCTGCATCAGATTGCAGCTAACATGGACGTTTTCCCAATAGATGATGTGTTTGTTGGCATGTGTTTGTTGCAATTGGGGTTAACTCCAACTTCACACATTGGCTTCAAGACACTTGGTGTACCTAAAGCATTTAACTTTGATCCATGCTTGTATAACGATCTCATAGTGGTGCACAAACTAAACCCAGCACAGATGTGGATTATGTGGAGCCTTGTGAATGACTCAAGCTTCAAATGTGCTAAAAAAAAGGGATAA
- the LOC125464352 gene encoding diablo IAP-binding mitochondrial protein-like isoform X1: MAAPFYRLMSRCNRLSRRTFSLALLHSRSRRWQRVALGLGATLAAVPISQSQSSSTSLAHEDLIKRAASLVTDGANTFLSQTTLALIDALTEYTKAVHTLTSLQQQYTGLVGHISEKEEDAIWQVIIEARVKSNMYREKYLSFESKWMTAIKVSEMAAEAAYQAGADTASVTAHTHIQMAQTQVAEIKQLALKAEAKLAQVQVEEIRLKRKEAAAVKASREVANLPAKEEEIPEQYLRED; the protein is encoded by the exons ATGGCTGCGCCGTTCTATAGGCTGATGTCTCGATGTAACCGTTTGTCCAG GAGGACCTTCTCCTTGGCTCTGCTCCATAGCAGGAGTCGAAGATGGCAAAGAGTGGCGCTGGGGCTGGGTGCAACTTTGGCCGCTGTTCCCATTTCACAG TCACAGTCCTCTTCAACGTCTCTTGCTCATGAGGATTTAATCAAACGGGCTGCCTCATTAGTGACTGATGGTGCCAATACTTTCCTGTCACAAACAACACTTGCGCTTATTGATGCTTTGACAGAATATACTAAG GCTGTCCACACCTTGACGTCACTTCAGCAGCAGTATACTGGCCTTGTTGGCCACATAAGCGAAAAAGAGGAAGATGCCATTTGGCAGGTCATAATTGAGGCTCGTGTAAAG AGTAACATGTATCGGGAAAAATATCTGAGTTTTGAGTCGAAGTGGATGACTGCAATCAAGGTGTCTGAGATGGCAGCAGAGGCTGCATATCAAGCAG GTGCTGATACAGCGTCAGTAActgcacatactcacatacagATGGCCCAGACCCAGGTGGCAGAGATCAAGCAACTAGCCCTGAAAGCGGAGGCTAAACTGGCTCAAGTACAAGTGGAAGAAATTCGTCTGAAAAGAAAAGAAGCAGCTGCAGTGAAAGCCAGCAGAGAGGTTGCAAACCTGCCGGCAAAAGAAGAAGAAATACCTGAACAGTATCTACGGGAAGACTAA
- the LOC125464352 gene encoding diablo IAP-binding mitochondrial protein-like isoform X2 — translation MAAPFYRLMSRCNRLSRRTFSLALLHSRSRRWQRVALGLGATLAAVPISQSQSSSTSLAHEDLIKRAASLVTDGANTFLSQTTLALIDALTEYTKAVHTLTSLQQQYTGLVGHISEKEEDAIWQVIIEARVKSNMYREKYLSFESKWMTAIKVSEMAAEAAYQADGPDPGGRDQATSPESGG, via the exons ATGGCTGCGCCGTTCTATAGGCTGATGTCTCGATGTAACCGTTTGTCCAG GAGGACCTTCTCCTTGGCTCTGCTCCATAGCAGGAGTCGAAGATGGCAAAGAGTGGCGCTGGGGCTGGGTGCAACTTTGGCCGCTGTTCCCATTTCACAG TCACAGTCCTCTTCAACGTCTCTTGCTCATGAGGATTTAATCAAACGGGCTGCCTCATTAGTGACTGATGGTGCCAATACTTTCCTGTCACAAACAACACTTGCGCTTATTGATGCTTTGACAGAATATACTAAG GCTGTCCACACCTTGACGTCACTTCAGCAGCAGTATACTGGCCTTGTTGGCCACATAAGCGAAAAAGAGGAAGATGCCATTTGGCAGGTCATAATTGAGGCTCGTGTAAAG AGTAACATGTATCGGGAAAAATATCTGAGTTTTGAGTCGAAGTGGATGACTGCAATCAAGGTGTCTGAGATGGCAGCAGAGGCTGCATATCAAGCAG ATGGCCCAGACCCAGGTGGCAGAGATCAAGCAACTAGCCCTGAAAGCGGAGGCTAA